ATGGTGTTGTTATTGATGCGTTATGCGCGGATATGGAACTGGACGGATTTATGGAACTGGTTACACTGGAACAGATAGCCGATTCCACTAACAGAAAAGAGGTTATCCGAGTCTGGCAGATAATTGACACCGAGTTGAGACAGAGAGGTAAAGCGATTGAGCTGCCCGATTGGGAACAAGGGATGAAATTTTCGTTTTTAGGTTCAGCAAGGCTTGAGGATTATCCCGGCGCACCGGTGCTGGTTCTGGGCGAATATCCTTCCTTGCGACCGAGCCGGTACTATGCGCTTTACCCTGCCCGAAGTGATTCATTTGTCTTAACCGCTACCCCTTTTCCTTATCAGGAATGGTTTTCCAAGGAGGAGGTGCTCGCTGCAGGGAGATTGCAACTTTTCAATGTCGGCGATACCTTGGTTGCCTATGGGTATTTTGTACCGGGTACAGGCGGTGGTTCTGGTCAAAGTTTTGCAGCACTGCAGGATGGCGAATGGAGGGTGCTCAGGTTAAAAGAATGGGCAAGTAAACTCGTTGGTCCAGTGTGTAAGTTCGGTTCCGGTTGGTTGGGGGTGTACAACAAACAGTTCTACTTTATTACTGATGAGCCCTTTTACTGGCGTTAGCCAAGTTGACCCACGGCTAAATAGGCATACAATTATCCGTGCGAAAGTTAATAGTTCTTGAACGGGACATCCTGTTTGCACTCACTAACCAGATGCGGGATATTTCTCATTATCTCGACCTTGAGACCGGTGATGTGATACCGGTGTTTAGTTATAACCGTGAAGCGATTCTTACGCAAATAAAGGCAGAGCCTGCCCGTTTTGTGAGGATTATGCCTCAGACTTCAAGGCATGGGCGCGAGATGATGAATCGTTTTGTTGAAACGGTCAAAAGACCCGACCTAAAGGCAAGGCTGAAAGCGGCGATAAAAAGTGATAGAGCCTTTAGTAGGTTCCGGAGGGTCCTTTTAAACTTTCCCGATGAGTTCAAACACTGGCAGCGGTTTCGGGTGATGTTTCTTACTGAGCCACTGAAGATAAAACTCCGGGAACAGGGGATTGAACTGATTTTAGTACCTGAATCGGAATAACCCTTTTTACCCCTTTAGTTACAAATAATAAATTTTCTTACTAACTTTTCTTTTTCTGTTTTCAAGGTCAGAAAATAGATCCCTGCCGGCAATTTATTAGACTCCCAAGTTAAGGAATGGTTGCCTTGAGTTTGCTTACCAGCCTTAAGGCACTTTATTCTCTTACCGCTTACATCAAAAATCTCTAGGGATATTGTTGCTGGCTTGGGCAAGGTATAATTTATCAAAAGGCTTCTCCACACCGGATTGGCGCCGAGTTTCAGTTCTGGATGAGCTGAAATCGGCTTGCCTTCGCTGTCAGAGGCAATGCCAACGGTGACGGTGTTGACATC
The DNA window shown above is from candidate division WOR-3 bacterium and carries:
- a CDS encoding UPF0158 family protein; the encoded protein is MRKLIVLERDILFALTNQMRDISHYLDLETGDVIPVFSYNREAILTQIKAEPARFVRIMPQTSRHGREMMNRFVETVKRPDLKARLKAAIKSDRAFSRFRRVLLNFPDEFKHWQRFRVMFLTEPLKIKLREQGIELILVPESE